The nucleotide sequence TTTGCGTAAACTGAGTGGGCGCATATCTGTCCAGACTTCACTGATGTAGTCCAAACATGCTTGCTTGGTGCCGCTCTTGCCTACATCTTTCCAGCCCAATGGGTTTTCCCGTTCTTCTGGCCAAATGGAATATTGATCTTCATGATTGATGACAACTTTGTAGCAGGTATTGTCTCGTTCTTCCCAACTCACGATTGAATTCCTCCGTAATAGATTGAGTCAAAGTGGGTTTGTTTTGCCGCAGTAGGTGAAGGTCTAGTCTCTGCAAATTACATTCGGTCTTCGGCCATCATTGCTCCCCTGGTATATGCGGGGATTTCAAACCCCAGAATGCGATCGCAGAAATCCTTCCATTCATCTGTTACAGCCTCGAAAACGACGTTCTGGTTCGAGAAAATTCCATCGGTGACGACATAGTTTTCTTGGAGATAGAGCACGTCTTCGTCACTCAGCTTCCGCTGAGTTTCACGTTCCCGGCCATCAATAGTTTGAGTTTCCTTGCGCATAAAGTTGAGGGGGCGCGGCCAATGTTCGAATTGCTGCAATTGTTTGAGGGGGTAAGCCTTGCAGTAAGCACCCATTTGAGTCATGGCACGTTCTCCATAGTGTTACGTAGCGATTATTGATTGAGGTCGGGGTGGCTTGCCTTGGAGGGGAGGTGCCCTCGATGTATGAAAGGCAGATTGATGCATGTCAACACTCCATGTGGGAATCAAATTCGTCAATCGGGAAGCAGGCCGCCCGAACGCATTGCCCTGGCACTGTCGCGAAACGCAGCGGCGATCGCCTCGATATCGGCATCGGTGTGGGCGCTGGAGAAGGAGCCGCAGTCTGCTTGGAGGTATACCCCCCGCTCTAAGAGGTGATATCGAAAGACATTGGCACTTCCTCCGGCTAAAGCCCCCCCGATCGATACCAAGCCGAAGCGGGAGCCAAAATGTTTCAGTTGTAAGGGAACTCGCTCGGTTGAGAACTCGGCATTGAGGCGATCGACGAATTGGTCAGTGCGCTGGTTGAGCTGAGATTGGAGTTGCGGACCCCGTCGCTGTATTGCTTGCAAAACTGCTCGTGTAGAGGCCATGGCCAGCGGGTGGGTGCTGTAGGTACTGCCAAATTCTGCGGGCGGAACTTGGGGTGCGGAATCGTCGCCATACTGCCAACTACCGCCGTCGATCGCATCTAAATACTCCGCTTTACCCGCGACGATGCCGAGGGGCAGCCCGCCACCAGCCGGTTTGCCATACACTGCCAGATCGGCATCCACCTCAAACCAAGCTTGGCAACCACCGGGATGAATGCGGAAGCCGAACACCACTTCATCCAAGATCAGAGCGATATTCCGCTCGCGAGTCAGGTGGCGTAACTGCTGCAAAAAGCCCTTGGGTTGGAGATCGAGGCGATCGGCAATTTGGCTTTGGACGGGTTCCACCAATACTGCCGCCAGCTCTGCTGCACGGGCCTCGACAATTTCGAGGGAGCGAGGATTGCCATAATCCAACACCAACACATCTGCCACGCTGCTGGCCGGAATTCCAGCAGTTCCCGGTAAACCTTGGGGGTTGAGGTTGAGGCTGTGGGGGCGGGCAAGGGTCGTGTCGGCGGTGCCGTGGTAGGAGCCTGCGAACAGAGCGATTTTGGCTCGTTGGGTGCGGGCGCGGGCGAGGCGGATGGCGGCAATGAAGGCTTCGGTACGGGTGCCTGCAAAGCTGACTCGTTCCGAGCCCGTCAGGGTTTGGATGGTTTGGGCCACTTCGGCAGCTAGCGGAGTTGGGGGGCCGAGAGGGAAGCCTCGCTCGATTTGCTCCAATAGAGCTGCTTTGACACAGGGGGGATTGTGACCCAACAAGGTCACCCCGTAGCTCATGGTCAAATCGA is from Synechococcus sp. PCC 7336 and encodes:
- a CDS encoding MbtH family protein — encoded protein: MSWEERDNTCYKVVINHEDQYSIWPEERENPLGWKDVGKSGTKQACLDYISEVWTDMRPLSLRKQMEAAGQQT